In one window of Candidatus Deferrimicrobiaceae bacterium DNA:
- the hslO gene encoding Hsp33 family molecular chaperone HslO, with amino-acid sequence MGDQLIKGTAKGAPLLVVGVSCTAAVAEAARIHDCHPTAAVALGRALGGALLFSAMLKEGQRVILQVAGDGPLGGIVAEGDAAGRTRGYVKQPHADLYLPDGRIDVGGAVGKGILSVVRDLGVRQNYRGSVPMQTGELAEDLAHYLHVSEQIPSAVALGVFIDPDGSVGAAGGYMLQALPGADDLMLEFLEHRITETKPVTAMLRDGMTPEEMLKEAIGIPFDILERKEPRYFCPCSRERVLNALAALPMADREELSEKGEPVVVTCEFCRTVYEITPEAIRDLASSGTEVEPG; translated from the coding sequence GTGGGCGACCAACTGATCAAGGGAACGGCCAAAGGGGCGCCGCTGCTGGTCGTCGGCGTCTCTTGCACGGCGGCGGTGGCGGAGGCCGCCCGGATCCACGACTGCCATCCGACCGCGGCGGTGGCGCTCGGGAGAGCTCTGGGCGGCGCGCTGCTGTTTTCGGCCATGCTCAAGGAGGGCCAGCGCGTCATCCTCCAGGTGGCGGGCGACGGCCCGCTGGGCGGGATCGTCGCCGAGGGCGATGCCGCCGGGCGTACCCGCGGCTACGTCAAGCAGCCGCACGCCGATCTCTATCTTCCTGACGGCCGGATCGATGTCGGGGGTGCGGTCGGGAAGGGCATTCTCAGCGTCGTGCGCGACCTGGGGGTCCGGCAAAACTATCGGGGCAGCGTGCCGATGCAGACCGGCGAGCTTGCCGAGGACCTCGCGCATTACCTGCACGTGTCCGAGCAGATCCCGTCGGCGGTCGCGCTTGGGGTCTTCATCGATCCGGACGGCTCGGTGGGCGCGGCCGGCGGGTACATGCTCCAGGCGCTTCCCGGGGCCGACGACCTGATGCTCGAATTCCTCGAGCATCGTATCACCGAGACGAAGCCGGTCACGGCGATGCTGCGCGACGGCATGACGCCCGAGGAGATGCTCAAGGAGGCGATCGGCATCCCGTTCGACATCCTCGAACGCAAGGAGCCGCGCTACTTCTGCCCCTGCAGCCGCGAGCGGGTGCTCAATGCGCTGGCGGCGCTGCCGATGGCCGACCGCGAAGAGCTCTCCGAAAAGGGAGAGCCCGTGGTCGTGACGTGCGAATTCTGCCGGACGGTCTACGAGATCACCCCCGAGGCGATCCGCGACCTGGCTTCGTCCGGGACGGAGGTTGAACCCGGATGA
- the uvrA gene encoding excinuclease ABC subunit UvrA, with protein sequence MALDHIVVRGARTHNLKNIDVDIPRDRLVVITGVSGSGKSSLAFDTIYAEGQRRYVESLSSYARQFLELMEKPDVDAIDGLSPAISIEQKSVSKNPRSTVGTVTEIYDYLRLLYASIGRVHCPECGNEIRRQTVTQIVDAVMSAGDGAKVSLLSPVVRGRKGEFRKEFEKFRRDGFTRAIVDGETRDLEDEIALDKKLKHDVDVVVDRIRVAESARGRLADSVTLALSLSDGLVRVTEEGGASMLYSEKFACPDCNVSIPEVTPRLFSFNSPHGACPECDGLGATVYFDPELIVPDPARSLRSGAIAPWRKRSTPFYWQTLEALAAHFRFSLDKPFIELPQKVRDMILNGSSEPVTFRLSEGTRDFSYSKPWEGVIGNLERRSRETSSEDIREELSSWTNNRPCRGCNGARLKKEALCVKVGGLGIDALTRLSIREAEAFFGEISLPEREVKIASRILREIRARLSFLINVGLDYLSLSRHAGTLSGGEGQRIRLATQIGSSLMGVLYILDEPSIGLHQRDNRRLLGTLKHLRDVGNTVLVVEHDEETIREADYVLDMGPGAGEHGGYVVSRGTPAEIVRDPESLTGLYLSGKKSIPVPKARRKGNGHALSLRGCTANNLKRLDVDFPLGLITCVTGVSGSGKSTLVLDTLYRALAQKLFDARERPGAHESVSGLEHVDKVIDIDQSPIGRTPRSNPATYSGVFTPIRDLYAMLPESKARGYKAGRYSFNVKGGRCEACEGDGIIRIEMHFMPDVYVTCEECRGRRYNRETLEILYKGKSIADLLEMTVEQAHAFLSSIPAIRHKLETLERVGLGYIKLGQPATTLSGGEAQRVKLAKELSRRSTGRTVYILDEPTTGLHFDDIRKLLSVLEMFADAGNTVIVIEHNLDVIKTADHVIDLGPEGGDRGGEILAAGTPEEVARVASSHTGRFLRELPGMGRSAPGD encoded by the coding sequence CGACGCGATCGACGGCCTTTCCCCCGCCATTTCGATCGAGCAGAAATCGGTCAGCAAGAACCCGCGCTCGACCGTCGGCACCGTCACCGAGATCTACGACTACCTGCGCCTCCTCTACGCCTCGATCGGCCGCGTCCACTGCCCCGAGTGCGGCAACGAGATCCGGCGGCAGACGGTGACCCAGATCGTCGACGCCGTCATGTCCGCCGGCGACGGGGCGAAGGTGTCGCTGCTTTCGCCCGTGGTCCGGGGCCGGAAGGGCGAGTTCCGGAAAGAGTTCGAGAAGTTCCGGCGCGATGGGTTCACCCGCGCGATCGTCGACGGCGAGACGCGCGACCTCGAGGACGAGATCGCCCTCGACAAGAAGCTCAAGCACGATGTCGACGTCGTGGTCGACCGGATCCGGGTGGCGGAAAGCGCCCGGGGGCGTCTCGCCGACTCGGTGACGCTCGCCCTTTCGCTGTCCGACGGACTCGTTCGCGTTACCGAGGAAGGGGGCGCCTCGATGCTCTACAGCGAGAAGTTCGCCTGCCCCGATTGCAACGTCAGCATCCCCGAGGTCACCCCCCGCCTCTTCTCGTTCAACAGCCCGCACGGCGCCTGCCCCGAGTGCGACGGCCTGGGCGCCACGGTCTACTTCGACCCCGAGCTGATCGTGCCCGATCCCGCACGATCGCTGCGTAGCGGGGCGATCGCCCCGTGGCGCAAGCGGTCCACGCCTTTTTACTGGCAGACGCTCGAGGCGCTCGCCGCCCATTTCCGCTTCTCGCTCGACAAGCCGTTCATCGAGCTGCCGCAGAAGGTCCGCGACATGATCCTCAACGGCTCTTCCGAACCCGTCACCTTCCGGCTCTCCGAAGGGACGCGCGACTTCTCCTACTCCAAGCCGTGGGAAGGGGTGATCGGCAACCTGGAACGCCGGTCCAGGGAGACGTCGTCCGAGGACATCCGCGAGGAGTTATCCTCCTGGACGAACAACCGCCCCTGCCGGGGATGCAACGGCGCGCGCCTCAAGAAAGAGGCGCTCTGCGTCAAGGTCGGCGGGCTGGGCATCGATGCGCTCACCCGCCTCTCGATCCGCGAAGCGGAAGCCTTTTTCGGGGAGATATCGCTTCCCGAGCGCGAGGTGAAGATCGCCTCCCGTATCCTCAGGGAGATCCGGGCGCGCCTCAGCTTCCTCATAAACGTCGGGCTCGACTACCTGTCGCTCTCCCGCCATGCGGGGACGCTGTCCGGCGGCGAAGGGCAGCGGATCCGGCTGGCCACGCAGATCGGTTCCTCGCTGATGGGCGTCCTCTACATCCTCGACGAGCCGTCCATCGGGCTCCACCAGCGCGACAACCGGCGGCTGCTCGGCACCTTGAAGCACCTGCGCGACGTGGGCAACACGGTGCTCGTCGTCGAGCACGACGAGGAGACGATCCGGGAGGCCGACTATGTGCTCGACATGGGGCCAGGCGCCGGCGAGCACGGGGGGTATGTCGTTTCCCGCGGGACTCCCGCCGAGATCGTGCGCGACCCGGAATCGCTGACGGGGCTCTACCTGTCGGGGAAGAAATCGATTCCGGTGCCGAAGGCGCGGCGGAAGGGGAACGGGCACGCGCTTTCGCTGCGCGGATGCACGGCCAACAACCTCAAGCGCCTGGACGTCGATTTTCCGCTGGGGCTGATCACCTGCGTGACCGGCGTCTCCGGCTCGGGCAAGTCGACGCTGGTGCTCGACACGCTTTACCGGGCGCTGGCCCAGAAGCTGTTCGACGCCCGGGAGCGGCCGGGGGCCCACGAATCCGTCTCCGGCCTCGAGCACGTCGACAAGGTGATCGACATCGACCAGTCGCCGATCGGGCGCACGCCGCGCAGCAACCCGGCCACCTATTCGGGCGTGTTTACCCCGATCCGCGACCTGTACGCGATGCTGCCCGAGAGCAAGGCGCGCGGCTACAAGGCCGGGAGATACTCGTTCAACGTGAAGGGGGGGCGGTGCGAGGCGTGCGAGGGCGACGGCATCATCCGGATCGAGATGCACTTCATGCCCGACGTCTACGTGACTTGCGAGGAGTGCCGCGGCCGCCGTTACAACCGCGAGACGCTCGAGATCCTCTACAAGGGCAAGAGCATCGCCGACCTCCTCGAGATGACGGTCGAGCAGGCCCACGCGTTCCTTTCGAGCATCCCGGCGATCCGGCACAAGCTCGAAACGCTCGAGCGGGTGGGGCTCGGCTACATCAAGCTCGGGCAGCCGGCCACGACGCTGTCCGGCGGCGAGGCGCAGCGCGTGAAGCTTGCGAAAGAGCTTTCGAGACGGTCGACCGGCCGCACCGTCTACATCCTCGACGAGCCGACGACCGGCCTGCACTTCGACGACATCAGGAAGCTGCTCTCGGTGCTCGAGATGTTCGCCGACGCGGGCAACACGGTCATCGTGATCGAGCACAACCTCGACGTGATCAAGACGGCCGACCACGTCATCGACCTGGGGCCCGAGGGAGGCGACCGGGGTGGAGAGATCCTGGCGGCGGGAACGCCCGAGGAAGTCGCGCGTGTCGCGTCATCTCACACGGGCCGCTTCCTGCGCGAGCTGCCGGGGATGGGGAGGAGCGCTCCGGGAGATTGA